A section of the Aythya fuligula isolate bAytFul2 chromosome 9, bAytFul2.pri, whole genome shotgun sequence genome encodes:
- the ZIC1 gene encoding zinc finger protein ZIC 1 translates to MLLDAGPQYPAIGVTTFGSSRHHSTADVTDREVGLGINPFADGMGAFKINPSTHELASAGQTAFTSQAPGYAAAALGHHHHPTHVSSYSSAAFNSTRDFLFRNRGFGEAAAASAQHSLFASAAGSFAGPHGHSDAAGHILFPGLHEQAASHASPNVVNGQMRLGFSGDMYGRPDQYGQVTSPRSEHYASTQLHGYGHMNMNMAAHHGAGAFFRYMRQPIKQELICKWIEPEQLSNPKKSCNKTFSTMHELVTHVTVEHVGGPEQSNHICFWEECPREGKPFKAKYKLVNHIRVHTGEKPFPCPFPGCGKVFARSENLKIHKRTHTGEKPFKCEFEGCDRRFANSSDRKKHMHVHTSDKPYLCKMCDKSYTHPSSLRKHMKVHESSSQGSQPSPAASSGYESSTPPTIVSPSTENQTTSSLSPSSSAVHHTSSHSTLTSNFNEWYV, encoded by the exons ATGCTTCTGGATGCTGGACCGCAGTATCCCGCCATAGGAGTCACTACCTTCGGATCGTCTCGCCACCACTCCACGGCCGATGTCACGGACAGAGAAGTGGGGCTGGGGATCAACCCCTTCGCCGACGGCATGGGCGCCTTCAAAATCAACCCCAGCACCCACGAGCTGGCCTCGGCCGGCCAAACCGCCTTCACCTCGCAGGCTCCCGGCTACGCGGCGGCGGCCCTggggcaccaccaccacccgACCCACGTCAGCTCCTACTCCAGCGCAGCGTTCAACTCCACCCGGGACTTTCTGTTCCGCAACCGCGGCTtcggggaggcggcggccgccagcgcccagcacagcctcttcGCCTCCGCCGCCGGCAGCTTCGCCGGCCCCCACGGACACAGCGATGCCGCGGGACATATACTTTTCCCCGGGCTGCACGAGCAAGCCGCCAGCCACGCTTCGCCCAACGTGGTGAACGGGCAGATGCGCCTGGGCTTCTCCGGAGACATGTACGGCAGACCCGACCAGTACGGCCAGGTCACCAGCCCCCGCTCCGAGCACTATGCCTCGACCCAGCTGCACGGCTACGGCCACATGAACATGAACATGGCAGCCCACCACGGAGCAGGGGCCTTCTTTCGTTACATGAGGCAGCCCATCAAACAGGAACTCATCTGTAAGTGGATTGAACCCGAGCAATTGTCAAACCCTAAAAAGTCCTGCAACAAAACTTTCAGCACGATGCACGAGCTGGTGACTCATGTCACCGTGGAGCACGTTGGAGGACCCGAGCAGTCCAATCACATATGTTTCTGGGAAGAGTGTCCAAGAGAAGGGAAGCCTTTCAAGGCCAAATACAAACTTGTAAATCACATCAGAGTCCACACAGGTGAAAAACCTTTCCCCTGCCCTTTCCCAGGCTGTGGCAAAGTGTTTGCCAGATCAGAGAATctcaaaatacacaaaagaacTCATACAG GTGAAAAACCATTTAAGTGTGAATTTGAGGGCTGTGACAGGCGCTTTGCAAACAGCAGCGACCGCAAAAAGCACATGCATGTGCACACTTCCGACAAGCCCTATCTCTGCAAAATGTGTGACAAGTCCTACACgcaccccagctccctcagaaaGCACATGAAG gtCCATGAATCGTCCTCGCAGGGGTCCCAGCCTTCTCCCGCCGCCAGCTCAGGCTACGAGTCCTCCACCCCTCCAACCATCGTGTCGCCATCCACAGAAAACCAGACCACCAGTTCCTTATCCCCTTCCTCGTCCGCAGTCCACCACACGTCCAGCCACAGCACGCTTACATCAAATTTTAACGAATGGTACGTTTAA